GCGGCGCGGGGACGAAGCCGTTGTCGGCGTCCGCGCGCAGGTAGGTGACGCCCGCGTAGCGCCCGCCGGCGTCGGCCTCGCCCGTGCGGCCCGCCATCACGTTCGTGTCGACGTAGACGGGATAGACCGGGTCGGTCACGACGAACGAGCAGTCGCTGCCGAAGATCTCCTGGATGTTCGCCGTGTCCTGCTTGCTGCCGTCGGAGACGAACACCTCGTCGCGCGCGAGCTCGACGCCGCGCGCGCGGAAGTCGTGCTCGAGGATCGCGTCGATCAGGAAGTCGTAGCCGTTCTCGGGCGGATAGCCCTGGAACGTCTCGGCGCGGCCCATGTCGTCGACGGCCGCGTGGAGCGCCTCGACGACCGCGGGCACGAGCGGCAGCGTGACGTCGCCGATGCCGAGCCGGATGATCGCGGCATCGGGGTGCGCGGCCTGGAAGGCGCGCACGCGGCGGCCGATCTCCGGGAACAGGTAGCCGGCCTTGAGCTTGCGGTAGTGGTCGTTGATGCGGGCCATCGTTCCTCCGCGGTGATCGGGAAGCGGTCGGGTGGGGGATGCGATCGGTCGGTGTCGCGCTCGCGCGCGGCGCGCGCCTAGCCGTTCTTCGCGGGCGCGAACGCCTCGAGGAGTGCGACGTCGGGCCCGGCCTCGCCGTCCGCGCGCAGCGGCTGGATGCACACGTGGCTCGCGCCCGCGTCCCAGTGCGCCTGCACGCGCTCCCAGATCGCCTTCTCGTCGCCCCACGCGACGATCGCGTCGACGAGCCGGTCGCTGCCGCCGTCCTGGAAGTCGGCATCGCCGAAGCCGAGCTCGCGCAGGTTGTTCTGGTAGTTCGGGAGCCCGACGTAGATCTTCATCGCCGCGCGTGCGACGGCGCGCGCCTTCGACGGGTCGGTCTCGCGCAGCACCATCTGCTCGGGACAGAGCCACGCCTTCGGGCCGAGCGTCGCGCGCGCCTTCGCGGTGTGCTCGGGCGGCACGAAGTAGGGATGGGCGCCCGTCGTCTTCTCCGCGGCGAGGGCGAGCATGCGGCCGCGCAGCGCCGCGATCACGATCGGCGCGTCCTCGTCGGGCGGCCGTGCCATGAACAGCGCCTTCTCGATCGCCTCGAGATAGGCGCGCATCGTCGCGACCGGCTTCTCGTAGGTGTGTCCGCGCACGCCCGCGACGAGGTGGCCGTGCGACACGCCGAGCCCGAGCACGAAGCGCCCGGGCGCGAGGCTCGCGAGCGTCTTCCAGATCGCCTTCGTCGTCATCGCGTCGCGCGCGTAGATGTTGGCGATGCCGGTCGCGAACGCGAGCCGCTCGGTGCGCGCGGCGAGGAAGCCGATCAGCGCGAACGGGTCGCGACCGACCGCCTCGGGCAGCCACAGCGCGCCGTAGCCCCACGCTTCGACGCGCCGCGCGAAGTTCGTGGCCTCGTCGGCGCTCATGCCGTCGAGCCACGTCCACACGCCGAGCCGTCCGATCTCCGTCGCCATGCCCGAAGCCTCCTCGTCGCTCCCGCTCCCGCGTTCGGCGGGCGCGCAGACTATCGCAGTCGCGTGCGAGCGCTGGCCACGGCCGTCGTCGAGTGCGACACTGCGCCGGCCCGCGGGGCCGACGGAGCGGACGATGCGCAGGCGATCGCGCGGGATCGCGGGGGCGAAGGCGGCATGAACGGCGGAGGTGCCGGCCCGGGTGGTCGCGGCCTGCGCGCGCTCCTCGCGGCGGGGGCGGTGGGAGCGCTCGTGAGCGTCGGCGGCTGGTTCGGAAGCGAGCGGCTCGAGCAGGACGACCGCTTCTGCAACGCCTGCCACCTCGACGGCTGGGTCTCGGGCACGCCGCTCCACACGCGCCAGCGCGACGGCTTCGCGGAGCGTCCGCCGCGCACGCTCGCCGGCTCGCACGCGACCGTCGCGGTCGACGGGCGCGCGGGCGACGCGGCCGCGTTCCGCTGCATGGACTGCCACGGCGGCGTCGGCTTCGCCGGCAAGCTGCGCGTGAAGGCGCTCGCCGCGAAGGACGCGTTCTTCTGGGTGGTCGGCGCGTTCGACGAGCCCGATCACATGCGCTGGCCGCTCCTCGACGACGACTGCCGCCAGTGCCACGCATCGTTCGCCGCGAAGGCCGGCGACTTCGAGGACCCGGCGTTCCACGACCTCGGCGTGCACAACGCCGATCTCGGCGTCGACTGCGTCGAGTGCCACCTCGGGCACGACGCGAGCGGCGACCCGGAGCAGTGGTTCGTCGCGGCCGCGCACGTGCGCGCGCAGTGCGCGCGCTGTCACGAGCGCATGGCCGGGGAGATGTGACGCGGGCGCCGTGCGCGCCCGTCCGCGGCGCCTTCGCGCCGCGCAGCGAGGGGAGGT
This genomic interval from Myxococcota bacterium contains the following:
- a CDS encoding TIGR03620 family F420-dependent LLM class oxidoreductase; protein product: MATEIGRLGVWTWLDGMSADEATNFARRVEAWGYGALWLPEAVGRDPFALIGFLAARTERLAFATGIANIYARDAMTTKAIWKTLASLAPGRFVLGLGVSHGHLVAGVRGHTYEKPVATMRAYLEAIEKALFMARPPDEDAPIVIAALRGRMLALAAEKTTGAHPYFVPPEHTAKARATLGPKAWLCPEQMVLRETDPSKARAVARAAMKIYVGLPNYQNNLRELGFGDADFQDGGSDRLVDAIVAWGDEKAIWERVQAHWDAGASHVCIQPLRADGEAGPDVALLEAFAPAKNG
- a CDS encoding cytochrome c3 family protein; this encodes MNGGGAGPGGRGLRALLAAGAVGALVSVGGWFGSERLEQDDRFCNACHLDGWVSGTPLHTRQRDGFAERPPRTLAGSHATVAVDGRAGDAAAFRCMDCHGGVGFAGKLRVKALAAKDAFFWVVGAFDEPDHMRWPLLDDDCRQCHASFAAKAGDFEDPAFHDLGVHNADLGVDCVECHLGHDASGDPEQWFVAAAHVRAQCARCHERMAGEM